A genomic region of Marinobacter sp. NP-4(2019) contains the following coding sequences:
- a CDS encoding FKBP-type peptidyl-prolyl cis-trans isomerase, with protein MAQPRVVTIHYTLTNDQGEQLDSSRVEGREPLSYVEGAQNIIGGLESALNDKNAGDQAKVTVEPGEGYGEVNEELIQPVPRSAFEGVDTIEPGMQFQAQTPGGPQVVRVVEVGDETVTIDANHPLAGQTLHFDVEVVETRDATDEEQEHGHVH; from the coding sequence ATGGCCCAACCTCGTGTTGTCACCATCCATTACACGCTCACAAACGACCAGGGCGAGCAGCTAGACTCTTCCCGTGTAGAAGGTCGTGAGCCTCTGTCTTATGTGGAAGGTGCACAGAACATTATCGGCGGACTGGAAAGTGCGCTGAACGATAAGAACGCCGGCGACCAGGCTAAAGTTACTGTCGAGCCCGGTGAAGGCTACGGTGAAGTTAACGAGGAACTCATCCAGCCGGTTCCCCGTTCTGCATTTGAAGGCGTTGATACTATCGAGCCGGGCATGCAGTTCCAGGCACAGACTCCGGGCGGCCCTCAGGTTGTTCGTGTAGTTGAAGTTGGCGACGAAACCGTCACCATCGATGCCAACCATCCGCTGGCAGGTCAGACTCTGCACTTCGACGTGGAAGTGGTAGAGACCCGTGATGCGACCGACGAAGAGCAAGAGCACGGTCACGTGCACTAA
- a CDS encoding electron transfer flavoprotein subunit beta/FixA family protein, whose protein sequence is MKVLVAVKRVIDYNVKVRVKPDNTGVDLANVKMAMNPFCEIAVEEAVRLKEKGVASEIVVVSIGPKAAQEQIRTALALGADRGIHIETDEEVQSLEAAKLLKSVVEKEEPKLVILGKQSIDSDNNQTGQMLAALTGMGQGTFASEVVVEGDKVNVTREIDGGLMTVALNLPAVVTTDLRLNEPRYASLPNIMKAKKKPLESMSPADLGVDIANRLSTLKVEAPAARKAGVKVADVAELVDKLKNEAKVI, encoded by the coding sequence ATGAAGGTTCTGGTCGCTGTAAAACGAGTAATCGACTACAACGTAAAGGTGCGCGTCAAGCCGGACAACACCGGCGTTGATCTCGCCAACGTCAAGATGGCAATGAACCCGTTCTGCGAAATCGCGGTTGAAGAAGCGGTTCGCCTGAAAGAGAAGGGTGTTGCCAGTGAAATCGTGGTGGTATCCATCGGCCCGAAGGCCGCCCAGGAGCAAATCCGTACTGCTCTGGCTCTGGGTGCCGACCGTGGGATCCACATCGAAACCGACGAAGAGGTTCAGTCTCTCGAAGCGGCCAAGCTGCTCAAGAGCGTGGTGGAGAAGGAAGAGCCCAAGCTGGTTATCCTGGGCAAACAGTCCATCGATTCCGACAACAACCAGACCGGCCAGATGCTGGCCGCGCTGACCGGCATGGGTCAGGGCACGTTTGCCTCTGAAGTGGTTGTTGAAGGCGACAAGGTCAACGTCACCCGTGAAATCGACGGCGGTCTGATGACCGTGGCGCTGAACCTGCCGGCCGTGGTCACCACCGACCTGCGTCTGAACGAGCCGCGTTACGCTTCGCTGCCGAACATCATGAAGGCCAAGAAGAAGCCGCTCGAGTCCATGAGCCCGGCCGATCTGGGTGTCGACATTGCCAACCGTCTGTCCACCCTGAAAGTGGAAGCACCGGCCGCCCGTAAGGCGGGTGTGAAGGTGGCTGACGTAGCTGAGCTGGTCGATAAACTGAAGAACGAAGCGAAGGTGATCTAA
- a CDS encoding DUF1285 domain-containing protein, whose product MAHNPESIAKQVEQSGESGKGLPPLDKWHPELSGDIDIRITRDGQWIFKGEPLAREAIVRLFSTILRREDDGHYYLVTPVEKWRIEVEDAPLLAHSLEVKGQGSDQALYLTTNVGETLAVGDEHPLVVGCYPDSDEPRPVVKVRHGLEARLVTAAYYDLAEHVIERKADDGSLVLGVWSDGNFYEIGQGS is encoded by the coding sequence ATGGCGCATAACCCGGAGAGCATAGCAAAGCAGGTCGAACAGTCCGGTGAGTCAGGCAAAGGGCTGCCTCCTCTGGATAAATGGCATCCAGAGCTATCCGGTGACATTGATATCCGAATCACCCGGGATGGCCAGTGGATCTTTAAAGGCGAACCTCTGGCGCGGGAGGCTATCGTAAGGCTGTTCTCAACCATTCTTCGCCGGGAAGACGATGGCCACTATTACCTGGTGACTCCCGTTGAAAAATGGCGTATCGAAGTTGAGGATGCGCCGTTGCTGGCTCACTCCCTGGAGGTGAAGGGGCAGGGATCTGACCAGGCGCTTTATCTGACCACCAATGTAGGCGAAACCCTGGCGGTGGGGGACGAGCACCCGCTGGTCGTCGGGTGCTACCCCGACAGCGACGAGCCACGGCCGGTGGTTAAGGTCCGCCATGGTCTGGAAGCCAGGCTGGTCACTGCAGCGTATTACGATCTGGCGGAGCATGTTATCGAGCGTAAGGCGGATGACGGCTCATTGGTCCTGGGCGTCTGGAGTGACGGAAATTTTTACGAAATCGGGCAGGGGAGTTGA
- a CDS encoding electron transfer flavoprotein-ubiquinone oxidoreductase: MERESMEFDVLIVGGGPAGLSAACRVMQLAQEAGEELTVCVVEKGSEIGAHILAGTVFEPTSLNELFPDWKEKGAPLNTPVTRDDIFLLKNQEKATKIPNAFVPKNMHNHGNYIISLGNLCRWLAEQAEALGVEVYPGFAASETIIEDGQVKGIITGDMGVARDGSQKDGYMPGMELRAKYTLFTEGCRGHLGKRLINDFKLDEGKDPQHYGIGIKELWDIDPAKHEPGLVVHSTGWPLNESGSTGGSFLYHLENGQVYVGLITDLSYSNPHLSPFDEFQRLKLHPEFSKYLEGGKRVSYGARAITKGGFNSLPKMSFPGGLLLGCDAGTLNFSKIKGSHTAMKSGLLGAEAVFEALKEGKSGEEITSFADRFKDSWLYKELYDERNFGPAMHKFGNVIGGGIAFFEQNILRRSLPFTLHDTIPDYATLKPASECKKIDYPKPDNTLTFDKLSSVFISNTNHEEDQPVHLKLTDPDLPIRDNLPKYDEPAQRYCPAGVYEVVEADDGSGKKFQINAQNCVHCKTCDIKDPAQNINWVTPEGGGGPNYPNM; the protein is encoded by the coding sequence GTGGAACGCGAATCGATGGAATTTGATGTTCTTATCGTCGGCGGTGGGCCCGCTGGCCTTTCGGCAGCCTGCCGGGTCATGCAACTGGCGCAGGAAGCTGGCGAGGAACTGACAGTCTGTGTCGTTGAGAAGGGCTCCGAGATCGGCGCTCACATCCTGGCTGGCACCGTATTCGAGCCAACGTCGCTGAACGAGCTCTTCCCGGACTGGAAAGAGAAAGGTGCGCCGCTGAATACCCCGGTCACCCGGGATGACATTTTCCTGCTGAAAAACCAGGAAAAGGCCACCAAGATCCCCAACGCCTTTGTGCCCAAGAACATGCACAACCACGGCAACTACATCATCAGCCTGGGCAACCTGTGCCGCTGGCTCGCCGAGCAGGCCGAAGCCCTGGGCGTGGAAGTCTATCCGGGCTTTGCCGCGTCCGAGACCATCATTGAAGATGGTCAGGTAAAAGGCATCATTACCGGCGACATGGGCGTGGCCCGTGACGGTTCCCAGAAAGATGGCTACATGCCCGGCATGGAACTGCGCGCCAAGTACACCCTGTTCACCGAAGGCTGTCGTGGTCACCTGGGCAAGCGCCTGATCAACGACTTCAAGCTGGACGAAGGCAAGGATCCCCAGCACTACGGTATCGGTATCAAGGAACTGTGGGACATCGATCCGGCCAAACACGAGCCGGGTCTGGTCGTGCATTCCACGGGGTGGCCTCTGAATGAAAGCGGTTCCACGGGCGGCTCTTTCCTGTATCACCTGGAAAACGGCCAGGTCTATGTCGGCCTGATCACCGACCTGTCCTACAGCAACCCGCACCTGAGCCCGTTCGATGAATTCCAGCGCCTCAAGCTGCATCCTGAATTCAGCAAATACCTGGAAGGCGGCAAGCGTGTTTCCTACGGTGCCCGCGCCATCACCAAGGGCGGCTTCAACTCCCTGCCGAAGATGAGCTTCCCGGGCGGTCTGCTGCTGGGCTGTGATGCCGGTACCCTGAACTTCTCCAAGATCAAGGGTTCCCACACCGCCATGAAATCCGGCCTGCTGGGCGCGGAAGCGGTGTTCGAAGCATTGAAGGAAGGCAAGTCCGGTGAGGAAATCACCAGCTTTGCCGATCGCTTCAAGGACAGCTGGCTCTACAAGGAGCTGTATGACGAGCGCAACTTTGGCCCGGCCATGCACAAGTTCGGAAACGTGATCGGTGGTGGCATTGCCTTCTTTGAGCAGAATATCCTGCGCCGCAGCCTGCCGTTCACTCTTCACGACACCATCCCGGATTACGCCACCCTGAAGCCGGCATCCGAGTGCAAGAAGATCGATTATCCGAAACCGGATAACACCCTGACCTTCGACAAGCTGTCGTCGGTGTTCATTTCGAACACCAACCACGAGGAAGATCAGCCGGTTCATCTGAAGCTGACCGATCCGGACCTCCCTATCCGGGACAACCTGCCCAAGTATGACGAGCCAGCGCAGCGTTACTGCCCGGCCGGTGTGTACGAAGTGGTTGAGGCCGATGACGGCAGCGGCAAGAAGTTCCAGATCAACGCCCAGAACTGTGTTCACTGTAAGACCTGCGATATCAAGGACCCTGCACAGAACATCAACTGGGTGACTCCGGAAGGGGGCGGTGGCCCCAACTATCCGAACATGTAA
- a CDS encoding electron transfer flavoprotein subunit alpha/FixB family protein, whose translation MSILVIAEHDNSSLKQATLNVVATAKAIGGDIDVLVAGENCGAVAEAAAKAEGVNKVLVADNAAYGHFLAENLGELVAEVGKGYSHILAAAGTTGKDFMPRVAALLDVAQVSDIIRVESEDTFVRPIYAGNAIATVKANDAIKVITVRPTAFDPVAAEGGSAAVEALDVVKDAGLSTFVNEELAKSDRPDLGSAGIVVSGGRGMQNGDNFKMLEQVADLLGAAVGASRAAVDAGFVPNDMQVGQTGKIVAPQLYIAVGISGAIQHLAGMSDSKVIVAINKDEEAPIFQVADYGLVADLFEAVPQLEEELKKVL comes from the coding sequence ATGAGCATCCTTGTAATTGCTGAACACGACAACAGCAGCCTGAAGCAGGCGACCCTGAACGTAGTCGCCACGGCCAAGGCCATTGGCGGTGACATCGACGTCCTGGTGGCCGGCGAGAACTGTGGTGCGGTTGCGGAAGCTGCGGCCAAGGCCGAAGGCGTGAACAAGGTTCTGGTTGCCGACAACGCCGCTTACGGTCACTTCCTGGCCGAGAACCTGGGCGAGCTGGTCGCCGAAGTGGGCAAGGGCTACAGCCACATCCTGGCTGCTGCCGGCACTACTGGTAAAGACTTCATGCCGCGCGTTGCCGCGCTGCTGGACGTGGCCCAGGTCTCCGACATCATCCGTGTCGAGTCCGAGGACACCTTCGTGCGTCCGATCTACGCCGGTAACGCCATCGCCACCGTCAAGGCGAACGACGCCATCAAGGTGATCACCGTACGTCCGACCGCGTTTGATCCGGTTGCTGCAGAAGGCGGTTCCGCCGCTGTTGAGGCACTGGACGTTGTGAAGGATGCGGGTCTGTCCACCTTCGTTAACGAAGAGTTGGCCAAGTCCGACCGTCCGGATCTGGGCAGCGCCGGTATCGTGGTTTCCGGTGGCCGTGGCATGCAGAACGGCGACAACTTCAAGATGCTGGAGCAGGTAGCCGATCTGCTGGGCGCCGCCGTGGGTGCCTCCCGTGCCGCGGTTGACGCCGGTTTCGTACCGAACGACATGCAGGTGGGTCAGACCGGTAAGATCGTCGCCCCGCAGCTGTACATCGCTGTTGGTATCTCCGGTGCCATCCAGCACCTGGCGGGTATGTCCGACTCCAAGGTGATCGTTGCGATCAACAAGGACGAGGAAGCGCCGATCTTCCAGGTTGCCGATTACGGCCTGGTGGCGGACCTGTTCGAAGCGGTTCCGCAGCTTGAGGAAGAGTTGAAGAAAGTTCTTTAA
- a CDS encoding saccharopine dehydrogenase family protein has translation MTKSTDTTYDLVVFGATSFVGQILTRYLLEAYGVGKSVSWAIAGRSESKLGKLKGDLGPEAAELPVIIADAASDADLQAMCDQTRVIISTVGPYALYGEPLVQACVRTGTDYCDLTGEVQWIRKMVERYEEEAKSSGARIVHCCGFDSIPSDLGVWFLQQQAEQTFGAPCRDVRMRVKAAKGGFSGGTVASMMNVAREAASDPKLRKELANPFSICPPDHRSTVRQPSLKTAEYDEDFGVWLAPFVMGAINTRVVHRSNALQQARYGKEFTYDEAMMTGRGIKGRLAAYGITGGLGAFFTASALKPTRWLVEKFVPAPGEGPSPEDQENGFFDLRFIGKTEDGRKLMTKVTGDRDPGYGSTGKMLGEAGMCLAFDVPADQPGGFWTPASLLDGKLMDRLTSKAGLTFELVETR, from the coding sequence ATGACGAAATCAACGGACACAACCTATGACCTGGTCGTCTTCGGGGCAACCAGCTTTGTCGGTCAGATACTCACACGTTACTTGCTCGAGGCATACGGGGTGGGTAAGTCAGTTTCCTGGGCCATAGCGGGTCGCTCCGAGAGCAAGCTGGGTAAGCTCAAAGGGGATCTGGGACCCGAAGCGGCAGAACTGCCCGTCATCATTGCCGACGCTGCCAGTGACGCTGACCTGCAGGCGATGTGCGACCAGACGCGGGTCATTATCTCTACCGTCGGCCCTTACGCATTGTACGGAGAGCCCCTGGTGCAGGCGTGTGTCCGCACCGGCACAGATTACTGTGACCTGACCGGTGAGGTGCAATGGATTCGTAAGATGGTGGAACGTTATGAGGAGGAAGCCAAATCCTCCGGAGCGCGCATTGTTCATTGCTGCGGGTTTGATTCAATACCGTCGGATTTGGGGGTGTGGTTCCTGCAACAGCAAGCGGAGCAGACCTTTGGTGCCCCGTGCCGTGATGTAAGAATGCGAGTGAAGGCAGCGAAGGGAGGATTCTCCGGGGGGACCGTGGCATCAATGATGAATGTTGCCCGGGAAGCGGCTTCCGATCCGAAGCTGAGAAAGGAACTGGCGAATCCCTTTTCCATTTGTCCGCCGGATCATCGTTCCACGGTTCGCCAACCCAGCCTGAAAACCGCAGAATATGATGAAGACTTTGGTGTCTGGCTGGCACCGTTTGTCATGGGGGCCATCAATACCCGAGTGGTGCATCGCTCCAACGCACTGCAGCAAGCCCGTTATGGTAAGGAATTCACCTACGATGAGGCCATGATGACAGGGCGTGGCATCAAAGGACGCCTGGCGGCCTATGGCATTACGGGTGGCCTGGGTGCGTTCTTCACGGCGTCTGCGCTCAAGCCTACGCGCTGGCTGGTGGAAAAGTTTGTTCCGGCACCGGGTGAGGGGCCGAGCCCCGAAGACCAGGAAAACGGCTTCTTTGACCTGCGGTTCATCGGCAAGACCGAGGATGGCCGCAAGTTGATGACCAAAGTCACGGGGGATCGCGACCCCGGCTACGGTTCCACCGGCAAGATGCTGGGAGAAGCGGGTATGTGCCTGGCTTTTGATGTGCCCGCCGACCAACCGGGTGGCTTCTGGACGCCCGCCTCGCTTCTGGATGGCAAACTGATGGACAGGCTGACCAGCAAGGCAGGCCTGACCTTTGAGTTGGTTGAAACCCGTTAG
- the cydC gene encoding thiol reductant ABC exporter subunit CydC translates to MRDLKPWLELIFRRPGRLVIGGVLILATLLSGVGLLAVSGWFITETALVGLLLAAGVVATINLYVPGGAIRFFAVSRTVFRYLERVYNHDTVLRLLTDIRVALFKGLSSASRSHRKELTGAQWLSRLTSDVDALDTLYLRLIAPAALAALVTVLVVVLTAVLFDLRTAMLVGLVLLAAFLFATVGTYLRTRQLAAKQSDRQEALRTAVIEHIEGFAELTAAGRTGKHAAWLMRQAHKVTSEQAEADSRAGWHLAGSHLLINLSAILALWAGFALFRAGLISGPVLVLLPIALLGLAEIYAMLPDAFAKLGATMASAARLNRDCRGDQPTAASGAPDLPANAALVATDLMVKHAGHVPLFTHFDLTLKAGDRVGIVGHSGSGKSSLADVFAGLLPPANGRLATQDRVYLTQKTVLFEDTLRANLLLGSPKASETELWRILEVVELAERFASEPDQLDTWLGSSGSRLSGGEARRVALARVLLSSAPVVILDEPFTGLDSGTRARIAGRMDALLEGKTVISLAHGPDALPGTDRVIHLTG, encoded by the coding sequence TTATCACCGAAACGGCGCTGGTCGGATTACTCCTGGCCGCAGGCGTTGTCGCGACCATCAATCTGTATGTACCTGGTGGCGCTATCCGTTTCTTTGCAGTGTCCCGGACGGTGTTCCGCTATCTGGAGCGGGTATACAACCACGATACCGTGCTGCGATTGCTTACGGACATCCGGGTGGCACTGTTTAAGGGTTTGTCCTCGGCCAGCCGCAGCCACAGGAAAGAGCTGACCGGGGCCCAGTGGCTTTCCAGGCTCACCAGCGATGTCGATGCACTGGATACCCTGTACCTGCGGTTAATCGCACCGGCAGCACTGGCCGCGCTGGTCACCGTGCTGGTTGTGGTGCTGACGGCTGTTCTGTTTGATCTCCGGACAGCCATGTTGGTGGGACTTGTGCTGCTGGCCGCGTTTCTTTTCGCCACAGTCGGTACCTACCTGCGTACACGGCAACTCGCTGCAAAGCAGAGCGACCGCCAGGAAGCCCTGCGAACGGCGGTGATCGAACACATCGAGGGCTTTGCCGAGCTGACTGCGGCCGGTAGAACCGGCAAGCACGCGGCGTGGCTGATGCGGCAGGCTCACAAGGTGACGTCTGAGCAGGCCGAGGCAGATTCCCGGGCAGGCTGGCACCTGGCCGGCTCTCACCTGCTGATTAATCTCTCGGCGATTCTGGCGCTATGGGCCGGCTTTGCCCTGTTCCGTGCCGGCTTGATCTCCGGGCCAGTGCTGGTGTTGTTGCCGATTGCCCTGCTCGGTCTCGCGGAAATCTATGCCATGTTGCCCGACGCGTTCGCTAAGCTGGGCGCAACAATGGCATCAGCCGCTCGCCTCAACCGGGATTGCCGGGGAGACCAACCGACGGCTGCGAGCGGTGCGCCGGATTTGCCAGCGAACGCGGCCCTGGTCGCAACAGATCTGATGGTAAAACATGCGGGCCACGTACCCTTGTTTACGCATTTCGACCTTACACTCAAAGCTGGCGATCGTGTGGGTATCGTAGGTCATTCCGGTAGCGGCAAGTCCTCCCTGGCAGATGTGTTTGCCGGTCTGCTGCCACCAGCAAATGGCAGATTGGCTACTCAGGACCGGGTGTACCTCACCCAGAAAACCGTGCTGTTCGAGGATACCCTGAGAGCCAACTTGCTCCTGGGTTCGCCGAAGGCCAGCGAGACTGAGCTGTGGCGCATACTTGAAGTGGTAGAGCTGGCCGAGCGTTTTGCCTCGGAGCCCGATCAGCTTGATACCTGGCTGGGCAGTTCGGGAAGCCGGCTATCCGGTGGTGAGGCACGGCGCGTGGCCCTGGCACGAGTGCTGTTGAGCTCTGCTCCGGTGGTAATACTGGACGAACCATTTACCGGTCTTGATAGCGGAACCCGGGCGCGGATTGCGGGACGAATGGATGCGCTTCTGGAGGGGAAAACTGTGATCAGTCTGGCGCATGGGCCGGATGCCCTTCCGGGCACCGACCGTGTGATTCACCTGACAGGCTAA